A genomic region of Colletotrichum destructivum chromosome 1, complete sequence contains the following coding sequences:
- a CDS encoding Putative copper acquisition factor BIM1-like domain-containing protein, with the protein MVSAKSVAVLGSMLLGNVIADDKMGPAAFLWPPDRVWSADADNTAPCGSTNGPGARTEFPLVNGKLALVTQDTTRSVHLSVSYENDPKSVSDFETFLGPSEVGSLDLGHTCITVPQAPEGTAAGANATYRMLYVSNFEEDESKRETFYACADVTFVDVFAASIPCFNATVSDPEVSVDETVDVTTTDAGGKTPHTAADFTASKSDGSSSGLSGGAIAGAAVGSIAGVSILGLAAFFLWRRKNNKKNAVTEPMQQRWDAEKAVSETSSVNSRPQN; encoded by the exons ATGGTCTCCGCCAAGTCAGTCGCAGTCCTCGGCAGCATGCTGTTGGGCAATGTCATTGCTGATGACAAGATGGGCCCCGCTGCGTTCCTCTG GCCCCCTGACCGCGTGTGgtccgccgacgccgataACACGGCCCCTTGCGGTTCCACCAACGGCCCCGGTGCTCGCACCGAGTTCCCCTTGG TCAATGGCAAGCTCGCTCTTGTGACCCAGGACACTACCCGTTCCGTCCACCTGAGTGTCTCCTACGAGAACG ATCCCAAGTCCGTCTCCGACTTTGAGACGTTCCTTGGCCCCAGCGAGGTCGgcagcctcgacctcggccacaCCTGCATCACGGTCCCCCAAGCCCCGGAGGGCACTGCGGCCGGCGCCAACGCAACCTACCGCATGCTCTACGTCTCCAActtcgaggaggacgagtCCAAGCGCGAGACCTTTTACGCCTGCGCCGACGTCACcttcgtcgacgtcttcgccgcctcgaTCCCCTGCTTCAACGCCACCGTCAGCGACCCCGAGGTCTCCGTCGACGAGACCGTCGACGTCACCACCACGGACGCCGGTGGCAAGACGCCCCATACGGCCGCCGACTTCACGGCTTCTAAGTCCGACGGCAGCTCCTCGGGTCTCTCTGGTGGTGCCattgccggcgccgccgtcggctccATCGCCGGTGTCTCCATCCTCGgtctcgccgccttcttcctgtGGCGCCGcaagaacaacaagaagaacgcCGTCACTGAGCCCATGCAGCAGCGCTGGGAtgccgagaaggccgtcaGCGAGACTTCCTCTGTCAACAGCCGCCCCCAGAATTAG
- a CDS encoding Putative serine/threonine-protein kinase, active, with amino-acid sequence MASFGRAWKPLTFSNPKFKRIFSREKKEEEHFPDYTASRYYPVSIGEVLRNRSQIVGKLGFGASSTVSLARDLEGRRHVALKLFVNSKALGSQLDHEITIYKRIPTSSVKHPGRSAVRELLDSFDVAGPDRCHRCLVHPHLWESVLTFLHRNPVRMLPAPVLAFVLRRLLLALDYLHTECEIVHTDIKADNIMFGIKDDSWTEEPCIYLSRELQMPKEWGAPVLCDFGSAVIGDTEHTEDVQADIYRAPEVILEAPWSYQIDIWNAGCMIWDLLQPPQALLDLGKSSHRFFTDEGEFRTDIPVPCETSLDEKEISLEGETRDMFLAMMRKMLQWDPSKPSSAKALADNKWIIKNM; translated from the exons ATGGCATCA TTTGGCCGGGCATGGAAACCTCTCACCTTCTCCAACCCTAAATTCAAGCGAATTTTCTCcagggagaagaaagaggaagagcaCTTTCCCGACTACACAGCATCGCGTTACTATCCAGTCAGCATCGGAGAGGTTCTCCGCAACCGTTCTCAAATCGTTGGCAAGCTGGGCTTCGGAGCCAGCTCGACTGTCTCGCTGGCGCGCGACCTAGA GGGTCGTCGGCACGTGGCGCTGAAGTTGTTTGTCAATTCGAAGGCTTTGGGTTCACAGCTAGATCATGAAATCACGATTTATAAGCGCATTCCTACGTCATCTGTAAAGCACCCCGGTCGCAGTGCCGTCAGGGAACTACTGGATTCCTTCGACGTTGCTGGTCCCGACAGATGCCACAGGTGCCTGGTGCATCCTCATCTGTGGGAGAGTGTTCTGACTTTCCTTCACCGCAACCCCGTTCGGATGTTACCAGCGCCGGTGCTCGCCTTCGTTctccgtcgccttcttctcgcttTGGACTATTTACACACGGAATGCGAAATCGTCCATACAG ATATCAAAGCAGATAACATCATGTTTGGCATCAAGGACGACTCC TGGACGGAAGAACCGTGTATCTATCTGTCACGCGAACTGCAGATGCCAAAAGAATGGGGCGCACCGGTCCTCTGTGACTTTGGCTCAGCCGTCATCGGGGATACAGAGCATACCGAGGACGTACAGGCCGACATATACAGAGCGCCCGAGGTCATCCTAGAAGCACCGTGGTCTTACCAGATTGACATATGGAACGCGGGCTGCATG ATCTGGGATCTCTTACAACCTCCACAGGCGTTACTCGATTTGGGAAAGTCGAGCCACAGGTTCTTCACTGATGAAG GAGAGTTCCGTACAGACATCCCAGTCCCATGTGAAACATCGCTTGATGAAAAGGAGATTAGCCTGGAGGGAGAGACCCGAGATATGTTTCTCGCCATGATGCGGAAGATGCTCCAGTGGGATCCTTCGaagccctcctcggcgaaggcACTAGCAGACAATAAATGGATCATTAAGAATATGTAG
- a CDS encoding Putative peptidase M14, carboxypeptidase A — translation MVNKTRLGLLGLSLVASARATKYGYNSVVVRKDTDIVAANFKDVEGVDLLSPAFLTPDTIPEGFSEGTKGPTDAELLDSFVQDLADKNDWLTYNKANFTSEEGRPFPYLHLSSTKSSRRVSNSTGKVRVWVQGAVHGNEPAGDQSLLALLGALDANQTWAASLLDKLDIVVLPRYNPDGVFYFQRTLATNYDPNRDHIKLARKQTRDIKSLFGEFNPHVAIDMHEYSATSRYGSYYHAADGLFSAAKNLNIHQDIRTLSEELFAKNIGSAMESKGLRWEPYVTGSTSTNPEFKPTFAEAGSDAKIGRNAMGLTQCVTFLIEMRGIFLADQEFQRRTVAGLTMASSILQTAADNAEKVYTTIESSIADFKSSGSEIVVTDSSPLVQRTYTMVNINNGSVTQVPINFRSTTPVTANITRARPEAYLIPVAWADLAERLRVSGLEVETIAEPYKGTVEAYNITSAVFETEYYEGVVRAAVTTAPLTKEVDLPAGSFLVSTKQKNAALAFVALEPENIDSYASFNIVPVEKGNEYPIYRVLA, via the exons ATGGTGAACAAGACTCGTTTGGGCCTGCTCGGCCTGTCCCTTGTTGCGTCTGCTCGGGCGACCAAGTATGGCTACAACAGTGTCGTAGTTCGTAAGGATACCGACATTGTGGCTGCGAACTTCAAGGATGTTGAGGGTGTTGACCTACTCTCGCCCGCTTTCCTGACTCCCGACACGATCCCCGAGGGTTTCTCAGAAGGAACAAAGGGGCCCACGGACGCAGAACTCCTCG ATTCCTTTGTTCAAGACCTGGCCGACAAGAACGATTGGCTGACCTACAACAAGGCTAACTTCACGTCGGAGGAGGGACGTCCATTCCCCTACCTTCACCTCTCCTCCACCAAGTCATCGCGGAGGGTATCTAATTCGACTGGCAAAGTCCGCGTCTGGGTTCAGGGTGCTGTCCACGGCAACGAGCCCGCAGGCGACCAGTCCCTGCTGGCTCTCCTCGGCGCTCTGGACGCAAACCAAACATGGGCTGCCTCGCtgctcgacaagctcgacatcgtcgtcctcccgCGCTACAACCCCGACGGCGTGTTCTACTTTCAGCGCACCCTAGCCACAAACTACGACCCGAACCGTGACCATATCAAACTCGCCCGGAAGCAGACCCGCGACATCAAGTCCCTGTTCGGCGAGTTCAACCCCCACGTCGCCATCGATATGCATGAATACAGCGCCACGTCCCGCTACGGAAGCTACTAtcacgccgccgatggcctcttctccgccgccaagaacctcAATATCCACCAGGACATTCGCACGCTGTCCGAGGAGCTCTTCGCCAAGAACATCGGATCGGCCATGGAGTCCAAGGGACTTCGTTGGGAGCCGTACGTTACGGGGTCCACGAGCACCAACCCAGAGTTCAAGCCTACCTTTGCCGAGGCCGGGTCGGACGCCAAGATCGGCCGCAACGCTATGGGCCTCACGCAATGCGTCACCTTTTTGATCGAGATGCGCGGTATCTTCCTAGCCGATCAGGAGTTTCAGAGACGTACCGTCGCCGGTCtgacgatggcctcgagcatCCTGCAGACCGCGGCCGACAACGCTGAAAAGGTGTACACGACCATTGAGTCCTCCATCGCCGACTTCAAGTCCTCGGGCTCGGAGATCGTCGTCACCGACTCGTCGCCCCTAGTCCAGCGCACGTACACCATggtcaacatcaacaacggcTCCGTCACTCAGGTGCCCATCAACTTCCGCTCCACCACGCCCGTCACCGCCAACATCACCCGTGCCCGTCCGGAGGCCTACCTCATTCCCGTTGCCTGggccgacctggccgagcGGCTGCGGGTCTCGGGCTTGGAAGTTGAGACTATCGCCGAGCCGTACAAGGGCACCGTCGAAGCGTACAACATCACGTCCGCCGTGTTCGAGACCGAGTACTACGAGGGAGTCGTCCGCGCCGCGGTCACCACGGCGCCGCTTACTAAGGAGGTCGACTTGCCCGCCGGCAGCTTCCTTGTAAGCACGAAGCAGAAGAACGCCGCACTTGCCTTCGTCGCGCTGGAGCCGGAGAACATTGACTCGTACGCCAGCTTCAACATTGTgcctgtcgagaagggcaacGAGTACCCGATCTACAGGGTGTTGGCCTGA
- a CDS encoding Putative major facilitator superfamily, MFS transporter superfamily, whose product MGVDTDPAKNQDDAHKVGSPSVAARDGSLDIHGIDDVAIIPKGALDPVYEAKARVLNRAIQDIGMGWYQWQLFIVVGFGWASDNLWPIVTSLIFTPITNEFGPSRPPLLTLSQNIGLLAGAMFWGFGCDLFGRKWAFNLTLGLTAFWGLVAAGAPSFAGIGVFAAFWSFGVGGNLPVDSAIFLEFLPATHQYLLTVLSVDWAIAQVVATLIAWPLLGNLTCQEGVICTKSDNMGWRYFMITVGGLTLLMFLIRFLLFTIFESPKYLMGKGRDEDAVRIVHEVARRNGKITSLSIEDLRACEPEGYVARTDAATAVKRNLEKVDLSRIRILFSTRRLALSTGTIMAIWALIGLGYPLYNAFIPYIQATRGAELGDGSTYLTYRNSLIIAVLGVPGALLGGWLVELPVLGRKGTLAISTILTGVFLYCSTTAMTSNALLGWNCAFNFCSNVMYAVLYGFTPELFPTPQRGTGNALTATCNRIFGIMAVSRGCCPASRRVDGY is encoded by the exons ATGGGCGTTGATACTGATCCCGCTAAGAACCAAGACGACGCGCACAAGGTCGGCTCGCCTTCGGTCGCTGCGCGAGATGGCAGCCTCGACATCCACGGCATCGATGACGTCGCAATAATCCCCAAGGGCGCGCTGGACCCCGTGTACGAGGCCAAGGCTCGGGTCCTCAACCGCGCT ATACAAGACATCGGCATGGGATGGTATCAATGGCagctcttcatcgtcgtcgggttCGGCTGGGCTAGCGACAACCTATGGCCCATCGTCACGTCGCTGATCTTCACCCCTATCACGAACGAATTCggtccgtctcggcctcctctcCTCACGCTTTCACAGAACATCGGTCTCTTGGCAGGCGCCATGTTCTGGGGCTTCGGATGCGACCTCTTCGGTCGAAAATGGGCCTTCAATCTTACTCTGGGTCTTACCGCGTTCTGGGGGTTGGTCGCAGCCGGAGCTCCCAGCTTTGCCGGCATTGGCGTCTTTGCGGCTTTCTGGTCGTttggcgttggcggcaaCCTCCCCGTCGATTCTGCCATCTTCCTCGAGTTTCTCCCGGCAACCCATCAGTACTTGCTGACGGTGCTGTCCGTCGACTGGGCCATCGCCCAAGTTGTTGCCACCTTGATCGCCTGGCCACTCCTCGGCAATCTGACATGTCAAGAAGGCGTCATATGCACCAAGTCGGATAACATGGGATGGCGGTACTTCATGATCACCGTCGGTGGATTGACCCTGCTTATGTTCCTAATCCGCTTCCTTCTGTTCACCATATTCGAGTCGCCAAAGTATCTCATGGGAAAGGGTcgggacgaagacgccgtccGGATTGTCCACGAAGTCGCAAGGCGGAACGGCAAGATCACATCTCTGTCGATTGAGGATCTCAGGGCGTGTGAGCCGGAAGGGTATGTTGCGCGGACCGACGCTGCTACAGCCGTCAAAAGAAACTTGGAGAAGGTCGACCTCAGCCGTATACGTATCTTGTTCTCGACACGTCGTCTGGCGTTGAGCACCGGCACCATCATGGCTATCTGGGCGCTCATCGGTCTCGGCTATCCTCTCTACAACGCGTTCATACCCTACATTCAGGCAACACGAGGCGCggagctcggcgatggcAGCACGTATCTGACGTACCGCAACAGCCTGATAATCGCCGTGCTGGGTGTCCCCGGCGCCCTGCTTGGAGGTTGGCTGGTCGAGTTGCCGGTGCTGGGAAGAAAAGGCACGCTTGCCATCAGCACCATTCTGACGGGCGTCTTTCTCTACTGTTCCACGACCGCCATGACGAGCAACGCGCTCCTCGGGTGGAATTGCGCCTTCAACTTTTGCAGCAACGTCATGTACGCTGTTCTCTACGGATTCACGCCCGAGCTGTTCCCAACGCCGCAGCGCGGGACCGGCAATGCCCTCACGGCGACATGCAATCGCATTTTCGGTATCATGGCGGTAAGTCGCGGTTGTTGTCCGGCCTCTCGGCGGGTGGATGGGTACTGA
- a CDS encoding Putative luciferase — protein MASLALQPLFRRPVLTALLTSLSASVLAWAVRDYRAYIALGPGGVPHNFAGWLLVTLTIRPFALPKTAATWTGDFPAEGAHEDVKQMPHRRGDRAELGGIVPHRQLSQHAPERMREYIQNLFANAVTQNRTLLESKLSLYERNNPALFVSAPILNSSPAVPAASRTARGEIGHYHGDLSVHMYLSPADARLAVEKGWAERHRLALPRGSLLAGRFRVADSYLMIYGPRDEDEMEVLATFLRNGIRYMTGAEDVGPIVWNQLVDA, from the exons ATGGCATCCCTCGCGCTCCAACCACTCTTCCGCCGCCCGGTCCTCACAGCCCTCCTCACATCCCTCTCCGCCTCCGTTCTCGCCTGGGCCGTCCGCGACTACCGAGCCtacatcgccctcggccccggcggcgtgCCCCACAACTTCGCCGGCTGGCTGCTCGTCACCCTCACCATCCGGCCCTTTGCCCTCCCCAAGACCGCGGCGACCTGGACGGGCGATTTTcccgccgagggcgcccaCGAGGACGTTAAGCAGATGCCGCATCGGCGCGGAGACAGGgccgagctgggcggcaTCGTCCCGCACCGGCAGCTGAGCCAGCACGCGCCGGAGCGCATGAGAGAG TACATCCAAAACCTCTTCGCCAACGCAGTGACCCAGAACCGCACCCTCCTGGAATCAAAGCTCTCCCTTTACGAACGCAACAACCCGgccctcttcgtctccgCCCCGATTCTCAACTCCTCGCCCGCGGTCCCCGCCGCCAGCCGCACGGCCCGCGGCGAGATCGGCCACTATCACGGCGACCTGTCCGTCCACATGTACCTGTCTCCCGCAGACGCCAGGCTCGCCGTGGAAAAGGGCTGGGCCGAGCGCCACCGCCTCGCGTTGCCACGGGGCTCGCTGCTCGCAGGCCGCTTTCGTGTCGCCGACTCGTACCTCATGATCTACGGCCCacgcgacgaggacgagatggaggtgCTCGCCACGTTCCTGAGGAACGGGATCCGCTATAtgacgggggcggaggaTGTCGGACCCATCGTGTGGAATCAGCTCGTGGATGCGTGA